The nucleotide sequence GTCGATGTCGTCGTCGTCGTCCGAGCTCCCGGCGAGGGGGTGGTAGGCGAGGTCCTCCTCCTCGACGTCCTCGACGTCGTCCTCGTCCTCGTCGTCGTCCCCGTCCTCGTCGTCGTCCTCGTCGTCGACGTCGTCCTCGTCCTCATCGAGGTCGTCCTCGTCGTCGCTCAGATCGGCCTTGAGGCGGGCGTCCCGCTCGTTCAGGTAGTCGTCGTCCTCGTCGTCGTCGCGAACGTCGTCCTCGGCGTCGATCAGCGCCTCGGGGTCGTCGACCGGAACCACCGACGCGTCGATCTCGCGCTGGGCCCGCGCGAGGTCGTCGTCGAGGTCGACCGGATCCCGCCAGTCGATCCACTCGCTGATCCGCTCGCAGACCGCTTCCCACTGCCCGGAGATGGCGATGGCGACCTTGTCCCACGCCCGGTCCCCACCGCGGCCGGCGAACGCGCCGGGACCGTCGGCGACCATCGAGAGCTCCGGGGCATCGGCGACCGGCTCCAGGATGTCCTCGTCGCAGCACTGCGCGATCGAGTCGACGATGCTCAGCGTTCGGCCGAGGTCGCGGACCGACCAGCGGTCGGGAGCCGAGGCGACCAGCTCGTAGACGCCGTCGAGGTCGTACACGTGGTCGTCGTCCGGCACCAGCTCGAAGGCGTCGACGTCCTCCCACTCGTCCCAGTCCGGATGGTCGGCGAGGTCGTGGTCGTCCTCGTCGCGGATGAACTGCGCCAGCTGACCGGGGGTGTCGAACAGCAGGATCTTGTCGTCCTGGCCGAGGAAGGCCTGCCAGACCTCGCCGTCCTCTTCCCACGGAGGAGCCCACAGCGTGTAGCCGGTGCGCTCGTCAAGCACCAGGGCGATCGGAATGATCTCAGCGGTGCTCATCGGTTTCCCCTCGATTGCCGGAAATTCACGGTGCCCACTCTATCGGTGCCGCCTCGCGGATTTCGCCCCCTGCGCACGGGGCTTCGCGCCGATCGAGTGTGAGTCGCAACGCTAGGCTGTCCGGTGTGCAGACCACAGTTGTAGATCATCCGCTCGCACAGGTCCGGCTGACCGCGATCCGCGACCAGCGCACGGACAACGAGACGTTCCGCGCCTCGCTGAAGGACCTCACCCGGATGCTGGTCTACGAGGCCACTCGCGACGTCCCGCTGGCCGAGCACGCGGTGATGACGCCGGTGGCGCGCACCCGCGGCGTCTCGCTGGCCAACCCGCCGCTGCTGGTGCCGGTGCTGCGCGCCGGGCTGGGGATGGCGGAGGCGTCGATGGCGCTGCTGCCGGATGCGCAGATGGGCTTCGTCGGGCTGGCCCGCGACGAGCGGACCCTGCAGCCGCGCTCCTACATGGAGTCGCTCCCGGCGTCCCTCGAGGGCCGACCGGTCTTCGTCCTCGACCCGATGCTGGCCACCGGCGGATCGCTGCTGCACGCCGTCGAGCTGCTGCGCACCCGCGGCGCCGACGAGATCACCTGCCTGTGCGTGCTCGCCGCCCCCGAGGGGGTCAAGCGGCTGGAGGACAGCGGGATCGACCTGCGGCTGTTCACCGCGTCGATCGACGAGCGGCTCAACGACTCGGGCTTCATCGTGCCGGGGCTCGGCGACGCCGGCGACCGCCAGTTCGGCGCGGTCGACTAGCGGCCCCCGATTCCGTTACGCCCGACCCGCTCAGCGAGTCGGCGGCACCAAGATCAGGGAGAGCGCGCTCCGGAGGGTCGCCATCTGCGACCCGGCGTCCGCCTCGGACGTCGCGGTGACCTCCAGGTAGGCCTTCAGCTTCGGCTCCGTGCCGGACGGGCGGATGACCACGCGCAGGCCGTCGCCGCTGAGCACCAGGGCGTCGGTGCGCGGCAGCAGGTCCTCGA is from Cumulibacter manganitolerans and encodes:
- the upp gene encoding uracil phosphoribosyltransferase, with the translated sequence MQTTVVDHPLAQVRLTAIRDQRTDNETFRASLKDLTRMLVYEATRDVPLAEHAVMTPVARTRGVSLANPPLLVPVLRAGLGMAEASMALLPDAQMGFVGLARDERTLQPRSYMESLPASLEGRPVFVLDPMLATGGSLLHAVELLRTRGADEITCLCVLAAPEGVKRLEDSGIDLRLFTASIDERLNDSGFIVPGLGDAGDRQFGAVD